A genome region from Arachis duranensis cultivar V14167 chromosome 8, aradu.V14167.gnm2.J7QH, whole genome shotgun sequence includes the following:
- the LOC107461763 gene encoding protein SENSITIVE TO PROTON RHIZOTOXICITY 2-like, translated as MISTSIEQNQGLMMQMFPTPPPGSEDLVSQQSMEIVNNSSVGSSSSSTAAAAASSSSHSSSLLFNLSVLKDKLNQVQTLVGVILSPDQNLQDSTTSMAVSSMNSTIQEIIPPPPPPPPPGTIATTVAFANNHHELHQQQHQRLLINNNNNNLRGFFSSTTDSEALDNWLGESYNNTGGVDCKVNNNDDDDPSVEISDSKEGAKKLDIIELDAADLLAKYTHYCSVCGKGFKRDANLRMHMRAHGDEYKTSAALSNPLKQNNNGENGDCLPKKYSCPQEGCRWNQKHAKFQPLKSMICAKNHYKRSHCPKMYVCKRCNQKQFSVLSDLRTHEKHCGDLKWQCSCGTTFSRKDKLMGHVALFVGHRALSIAFHQYNSAA; from the exons ATGATTTCAACAAGTATCGAACAAAATCAAGGGTTGATGATGCAGATGTTCCCTACTCCTCCTCCTGGGAGCGAGGATTTGGTGTCACAACAATCTATGGAAATAGTTAATAACTCTTCTgttggttcttcttcttcatctacagctgctgctgctgcttcttcttcttcacactCAAGCTCCCTTCTCTTCAATCTCTCTGTTCTCAAGGACAAGCTTAATCAGGTTCAGACCCTGGTTGGTGTTATTCTCTCCCCAGATCAGAACCTTCAGGACTCAACTACCTCCATGGCTGTTTCAAGCATGAACTCCACAATCCAAGAAATCatacctcctcctcctcctcctcctcctccaggTACCATTGCTACTACTGTTGCTTTCGCcaacaaccaccatgaattgcaccaacaacaacatcaaaGGTTATtgatcaataataacaataataatcttAGAGGTTTCTTTTCTAGCACTACTGATTCTGAGGCACTGGATAATTGGCTTGGTGAAAGCTATAACAATACTGGTGGTGTTGATTGTAAGGTTAATaataacgatgatgatgatCCAAGTGTTGAAATTAGTGATAGCAAAGAAGGAGCAAAGAAGTTGGATATAATTGAATTGGATGCTGCGGATTTGTTGGCGAAATACACACATTACTGCAGTGTTTGTGGGAAAGGGTTCAAGCGGGATGCGAATTTGAGGATGCACATGAGAGCTCACGGTGATGAATACAAAACGAGTGCCGCATTGAGTAACCCATTGAAGCAGAACAATAACGGCGAGAATGGTGATTGCTTGCCGAAGAAGTACTCGTGCCCTCAAGAAGGGTGTAGGTGGAACCAGAAGCACGCAAAGTTTCAGCCATTGAAGTCAATGATATGTGCAAAGAATCACTACAAGAGAAGCCATTGTCCGAAGATGTACGTGTGCAAGAGGTGTAACCAGAAGCAGTTCTCGGTGCTGTCTGATCTGAGAACACATGAGAAGCACTGTGGGGATCTCAAATGGCAGTGTTCTTGTGGCACCACTTTCTCCAGgaaagacaagcttatgggaCATGTTGCTTTGTTTGTTGGCCACCGAGCCCTTTCCATTGCCTTCCACCAATACAATA gtGCAGCTTAA